One part of the Olleya sp. YS genome encodes these proteins:
- a CDS encoding S8 family peptidase, translating into MKINYRPIVLSAFAALVLSSCGGGAPILSTPIENIDNTPIKESPLTETEAQNWGHLDLVKDTIPGMSVDKAYAEIIKGNKGQQIIVAVIDSGIDITHEDLDGVIWTNPKEIAGNGKDDDGNGYVDDIHGWNFLGDAYDEQLEMTRIAASGDASMPRYAEAVAQLEQDYQKAMGGKQQYDQIFTQVNSAHNTLKAHFNKADYTPAEVNALTPTEGSELATAVGTAKFIYANGITSMEEAIEQIKGGVEYYTDQVNYNLNKDFKGRTTGDNPDDFNDKPGYGNNNVMPVKKSESHGTHVAGIIAAERNNGLGANGVANNVKIMAIRAVPNGDEYDKDVAKAIRYAVDNGAKIINGSFGKSFSTHPEWVRDAIKYASDKGVIFVHAAGNDSKDVDTKPNFPDDNVNFVEVSDTYIRVGALAPSYGTKIVAGFSNYGKKNVDVFAPGAKVYSTTPENEYDTKGGTSMAAPAVAGVAALVWSQYPKLKASQVKQIIMDSGLAIPTQVVVGGDAGNVQPFANLSQSAKIVNAYNALVMASQMSK; encoded by the coding sequence ATGAAGATTAATTATAGACCAATTGTATTATCTGCTTTTGCAGCTTTAGTACTATCAAGTTGTGGTGGTGGTGCACCAATATTATCAACTCCTATTGAAAACATTGACAACACACCTATTAAAGAATCTCCTCTAACAGAAACAGAAGCACAAAATTGGGGACATTTAGACTTAGTAAAAGACACCATTCCTGGAATGAGTGTTGATAAGGCTTACGCCGAAATTATTAAAGGTAACAAAGGACAGCAAATTATTGTTGCAGTTATCGATTCTGGAATAGATATTACCCATGAAGATTTAGATGGTGTAATTTGGACTAACCCAAAAGAAATTGCTGGAAACGGAAAAGATGATGATGGTAATGGCTATGTAGATGATATCCATGGATGGAACTTTCTAGGTGATGCCTATGACGAGCAGTTAGAGATGACACGAATTGCTGCAAGTGGAGACGCTAGTATGCCAAGATATGCTGAAGCTGTTGCACAATTAGAGCAGGATTACCAAAAAGCAATGGGTGGAAAGCAACAATACGATCAGATTTTTACACAAGTTAATAGTGCACATAATACATTAAAAGCACATTTTAATAAAGCAGATTATACACCTGCTGAAGTTAATGCGTTAACACCAACTGAAGGATCCGAATTGGCTACAGCTGTAGGAACTGCTAAGTTTATTTATGCTAACGGAATCACCTCTATGGAAGAGGCAATCGAGCAAATTAAAGGTGGTGTAGAGTATTATACAGATCAAGTAAATTATAACTTAAACAAAGACTTTAAAGGACGTACAACTGGAGATAATCCAGACGATTTTAACGATAAACCAGGTTACGGAAACAATAACGTGATGCCAGTTAAAAAATCTGAAAGTCATGGTACACACGTAGCTGGTATTATTGCAGCAGAACGCAATAATGGTTTAGGTGCTAATGGTGTGGCTAATAATGTAAAAATTATGGCTATTCGTGCAGTTCCAAATGGTGACGAGTATGACAAAGACGTTGCAAAGGCTATTAGATACGCTGTAGATAATGGGGCAAAAATCATAAATGGTAGTTTTGGTAAAAGCTTTTCTACACATCCAGAATGGGTAAGAGATGCTATTAAATACGCTAGCGATAAGGGTGTTATTTTTGTACATGCTGCTGGAAACGATAGTAAGGATGTAGACACAAAACCTAACTTCCCAGACGACAATGTTAATTTTGTAGAGGTTAGTGATACTTACATTCGTGTTGGTGCTTTAGCGCCAAGCTACGGAACAAAAATTGTTGCTGGATTTTCTAACTACGGTAAGAAAAATGTGGACGTATTTGCACCTGGAGCAAAAGTATATTCTACCACTCCAGAAAATGAATATGACACAAAGGGAGGAACTAGTATGGCTGCTCCTGCAGTAGCTGGTGTTGCTGCTTTAGTTTGGTCGCAGTACCCAAAGCTAAAAGCTTCACAAGTAAAGCAAATTATTATGGACTCTGGTTTAGCTATTCCAACTCAGGTTGTAGTTGGTGGTGATGCTGGAAACGTTCAGCCATTTGCTAATTTAAGTCAATCAGCAAAAATTGTAAATGCATATAACGCATTAGTTATGGCATCTCAAATGTCAAAATAA
- a CDS encoding MBL fold metallo-hydrolase, with translation MTLYPIQAGHFKLDGGAMFGVVPKSLWSRTNPADSNNMIDIAARCLLIEDGNRLTLIDTGMGNKQSDKFYGYYHLYGDDSIEKSLKTAGFSKDDVTDVFMTHLHFDHCGGSIQYNKDRTLLEPAFKNAQFWSNQDHWKWATQPNRREVASFLKENILPMEESGQLQFTKLPHGDILKTSQLGFDIFFANGHTDKQMIPMIHYNDKIICFMADLLPTVGHLPIPFVMGYDTRPLLTLDEKEKFLNLAADNNYYLFLEHDAHHEIITVQHTEKGVRLKDTFTCHDIFNS, from the coding sequence ATGACACTTTACCCTATTCAAGCAGGACATTTTAAATTAGATGGAGGCGCCATGTTTGGTGTAGTCCCAAAATCATTATGGAGCAGAACCAATCCTGCAGATAGTAATAATATGATAGATATTGCTGCACGTTGTTTGTTAATTGAAGACGGAAATCGTCTAACATTAATCGATACAGGAATGGGTAACAAACAAAGCGATAAGTTTTATGGTTACTACCATTTGTATGGAGATGACTCGATTGAAAAATCACTTAAAACCGCAGGATTTTCTAAAGATGATGTTACAGATGTATTTATGACGCATCTTCATTTTGACCATTGTGGTGGTAGTATTCAATATAACAAAGACAGAACGCTTTTAGAACCTGCTTTTAAAAACGCACAGTTTTGGAGCAATCAAGACCATTGGAAATGGGCAACACAACCTAACCGACGTGAAGTAGCTTCGTTTTTAAAGGAAAACATTTTACCAATGGAGGAGTCTGGTCAACTACAATTTACCAAACTTCCACATGGCGATATTTTAAAGACCTCTCAATTAGGCTTTGATATTTTTTTCGCTAATGGACATACGGACAAGCAAATGATTCCTATGATACATTACAACGATAAAATCATTTGTTTTATGGCAGATTTGTTGCCAACCGTTGGACACCTTCCAATTCCGTTTGTTATGGGTTATGATACAAGACCTTTATTAACCTTAGACGAAAAAGAAAAATTCCTCAATTTAGCAGCAGATAACAATTATTACTTATTTTTGGAACATGATGCTCATCATGAGATTATCACTGTGCAACATACAGAGAAAGGTGTACGATTAAAAGACACTTTTACTTGTCACGATATTTTTAATTCATAA
- a CDS encoding sodium:proton antiporter, with protein sequence MLELAGIIILGILAQWVAWKFKIPAILPLILIGLLVGPIAAEFLSEDRTKWIEPIWNGEEGLFPGESLFYFVSLAISIILFEGGLTLKMSEIKNVGPVITKLISLGSLVTFFGAGIAAHYIFNLSWEISFLFSGLIIVTGPTVITPILRNIPLKKDVSAVLKWEGILIDPIGALVAVLVFEFISVDAGGEFTKTALIEFGKIVLFGATFGFTFAHAMNFIINKKWVPHYLLNVFALAAVLGVFVLSDAFAHESGLLAVVVMGMVLGNSKSAYLKELLYFKESLSVLLISILFILLAANINFSELLLIYNWKTAALFASVVFLIRPLGVFLSTIGSKLKLKEKLFISWVGPRGIVAAGIASLFGLKLASKGVPGAEYITPLVFVIVLGTVLLNATTARLFAKLVGVFLKQSNGILIIGASKVSRLIGHYLVSNGRHVVLIDSNQNNINKAKELGLEALNTNIYSDNLLDDIELNDVGYLMALTGNTDINKYAISKFSKQFGENGSFRLVSSEEMRDETKSPLEGLFSHTDDYNTLSDVTRSFPSIQEIEIIDKAHLDDLIKITNEDKDIVPLFIKDDEGELHIIPSNNTEIQDVEEGYALVYLGKPLDVEHVETV encoded by the coding sequence ATGTTAGAATTAGCAGGAATTATTATTTTAGGAATATTAGCACAATGGGTAGCTTGGAAATTTAAAATTCCAGCCATTTTGCCTTTAATACTAATTGGATTATTGGTAGGTCCTATTGCAGCAGAGTTTTTAAGTGAAGATCGTACCAAATGGATAGAGCCAATTTGGAATGGAGAGGAGGGTTTATTTCCTGGCGAAAGCTTATTTTATTTTGTGTCATTAGCCATAAGTATCATTTTATTTGAAGGTGGTTTAACCCTAAAAATGAGTGAAATTAAAAATGTAGGACCTGTTATTACTAAGTTAATATCTCTTGGTTCACTAGTCACTTTTTTTGGAGCTGGTATTGCTGCACATTATATTTTTAATTTAAGTTGGGAGATTTCATTTTTATTTTCTGGTCTAATCATTGTAACTGGACCGACAGTAATTACACCAATTTTAAGAAATATTCCACTAAAAAAAGATGTGTCTGCAGTCCTTAAATGGGAAGGTATTTTAATAGACCCTATAGGTGCTTTAGTCGCAGTACTAGTGTTTGAATTTATTAGTGTTGATGCTGGTGGAGAATTCACAAAAACAGCCCTAATAGAATTTGGAAAAATTGTCTTATTCGGAGCTACTTTCGGATTTACTTTTGCACACGCTATGAATTTTATTATCAATAAAAAATGGGTGCCTCATTACCTTTTAAATGTGTTTGCGTTAGCTGCTGTGCTTGGTGTATTTGTATTGTCAGATGCATTTGCGCACGAATCTGGTTTACTAGCTGTAGTTGTTATGGGAATGGTTTTAGGAAACTCTAAATCGGCTTATTTAAAAGAACTATTGTACTTTAAAGAGTCCCTTAGTGTGTTATTAATTTCAATATTATTTATTCTTTTAGCTGCCAATATTAACTTTAGTGAGCTATTATTAATTTATAATTGGAAAACCGCAGCCTTATTTGCCTCAGTTGTATTCTTAATCAGACCATTAGGTGTATTTCTAAGTACAATTGGATCTAAATTAAAGTTAAAAGAAAAATTGTTTATTAGTTGGGTTGGACCAAGAGGTATTGTAGCTGCAGGTATTGCATCTCTTTTTGGATTAAAATTAGCAAGCAAAGGTGTGCCAGGAGCAGAGTATATCACACCATTAGTATTTGTAATTGTATTAGGAACAGTCCTGTTAAATGCGACAACCGCAAGACTATTTGCAAAATTAGTAGGTGTCTTTTTAAAACAATCTAACGGAATTTTAATTATTGGTGCCTCAAAAGTATCGCGATTAATTGGACATTATTTAGTGTCTAACGGAAGACATGTCGTGCTTATTGACAGTAACCAAAACAATATTAATAAGGCTAAAGAGTTAGGTTTAGAAGCTTTAAACACAAACATTTATTCTGATAATCTATTAGACGATATCGAGCTTAACGATGTTGGTTACTTAATGGCGCTTACAGGTAACACAGACATTAACAAATATGCCATTAGTAAATTTTCAAAACAATTTGGAGAGAATGGCTCATTTAGATTAGTGTCTTCTGAAGAAATGCGTGATGAAACCAAATCCCCTCTTGAAGGACTATTTTCTCACACAGATGACTATAATACTTTATCTGATGTAACTAGAAGTTTTCCAAGTATTCAAGAAATAGAAATTATAGACAAAGCTCATTTAGACGACTTGATTAAAATTACAAATGAAGACAAAGATATAGTGCCTTTATTTATTAAAGATGATGAAGGAGAGTTACATATTATTCCGTCTAACAACACGGAAATTCAAGATGTAGAAGAAGGTTATGCGTTAGTGTATTTAGGTAAACCTTTGGATGTTGAACATGTAGAAACGGTATAA
- the lepA gene encoding translation elongation factor 4, whose translation MKNIRNFCIIAHIDHGKSTLADRLLDTTGSVTAREKQNQLLDNMDLERERGITIKSHAIQMDYIYEGEDYILNLIDTPGHVDFSYEVSRSIAACEGALLIVDAAQSIQAQTISNLYLALENDLEIIPVLNKVDLPSANPEEVTDDIVDLLGCDPSEVIHASGKTGFGAEDILKAIIERIPAPKGDPNAPLQALIFDSVYNTFRGIETYFRVFNGEIKKGQHIKFVATNKDYHADEVGTLKLTQVAKQSVKTGDVGYLITGIKTAKEVKVGDTITDFENPTTNIVEGFEDVKPMVFAGIYPVDTEDYEELRNSMEKLQLNDASLVFQPESSAALGFGFRCGFLGMLHMEIIQERLEREFDMTVITTVPNVSYHAFTNKNPDDAFIVNNPSDLPDPSTVNRVEEPFIKATIITKSDFVGNVMSLCIEKRGMITNQTYLTPERVELTFEMPLAEIVFDFYDRLKTVSKGYASFDYHPIGMKVSKLVRLDVLLNAQPVDALSALIHADNAHNIGKKMCEKLKELIPRQQFDIPIQAAIGAKIIARETVKALRKDVTAKCYGGDISRKRKLLEKQKKGKKRMRQVGNVEIPQQAFMAVLKLND comes from the coding sequence ATGAAGAACATAAGAAACTTTTGCATTATTGCACATATTGATCACGGAAAAAGCACGCTTGCAGACCGCTTATTGGATACTACAGGATCTGTAACAGCTCGTGAAAAGCAAAATCAACTTTTAGATAACATGGATTTAGAGCGCGAACGTGGTATTACTATCAAGTCGCATGCTATCCAAATGGATTATATTTATGAAGGTGAAGATTATATCTTAAATTTAATTGATACACCTGGACACGTAGATTTTTCATACGAAGTATCTAGATCAATTGCTGCTTGCGAAGGTGCTTTACTAATTGTAGATGCTGCACAGAGCATTCAAGCGCAAACCATATCTAACTTATACTTAGCGCTTGAAAATGATTTAGAAATCATTCCTGTATTAAATAAAGTAGATTTACCAAGTGCAAATCCAGAAGAAGTAACCGATGATATCGTTGATTTATTAGGCTGTGATCCAAGTGAAGTGATTCATGCTAGTGGAAAAACAGGATTTGGCGCAGAAGATATTTTAAAAGCTATTATTGAGCGTATTCCTGCACCAAAAGGAGATCCAAACGCACCATTACAGGCATTGATTTTTGATTCGGTTTATAATACCTTTAGAGGAATTGAAACCTATTTTAGAGTCTTTAATGGTGAAATCAAAAAAGGGCAACACATTAAATTTGTTGCAACCAATAAAGATTATCATGCAGATGAAGTTGGAACATTAAAGTTAACGCAAGTCGCTAAGCAAAGTGTAAAAACTGGCGATGTAGGCTATTTAATTACAGGAATTAAAACTGCAAAAGAAGTAAAAGTAGGAGATACCATAACAGATTTTGAAAATCCAACAACCAATATTGTCGAAGGATTTGAAGACGTTAAACCAATGGTTTTTGCAGGAATATATCCTGTAGATACAGAGGATTATGAAGAGTTAAGAAACAGTATGGAAAAGCTACAACTTAACGATGCCTCTTTGGTCTTTCAGCCAGAAAGCTCGGCAGCTTTAGGTTTTGGTTTTAGATGTGGATTTTTAGGGATGTTACACATGGAAATTATTCAAGAGCGTCTTGAAAGAGAGTTTGATATGACCGTAATTACAACTGTACCTAACGTATCCTATCATGCTTTTACCAATAAAAATCCTGACGATGCTTTTATTGTTAATAACCCAAGTGACTTACCAGATCCTTCTACAGTCAATCGCGTGGAAGAACCTTTTATAAAGGCTACAATTATTACTAAATCAGACTTTGTGGGTAATGTGATGAGCTTGTGTATTGAAAAACGTGGTATGATTACCAATCAAACCTACTTAACACCAGAACGTGTTGAGTTAACGTTTGAAATGCCTTTAGCAGAAATTGTTTTTGATTTTTATGACAGATTAAAAACCGTGTCTAAAGGATATGCGTCGTTTGACTACCATCCAATAGGCATGAAAGTCTCAAAATTAGTGCGTTTAGATGTTTTATTAAACGCACAACCTGTGGATGCATTGTCTGCGTTAATACATGCCGATAATGCCCATAACATTGGTAAAAAGATGTGTGAGAAGTTAAAAGAGTTAATTCCGCGTCAGCAATTTGATATTCCAATTCAAGCGGCAATTGGTGCAAAAATTATAGCAAGAGAAACCGTAAAAGCCTTACGTAAAGATGTAACTGCTAAATGTTATGGTGGAGATATATCGCGTAAACGTAAGCTATTAGAAAAGCAGAAAAAAGGTAAAAAACGTATGAGACAAGTTGGTAATGTAGAAATACCACAACAAGCGTTTATGGCTGTTTTAAAGCTAAATGATTAA
- a CDS encoding outer membrane beta-barrel family protein, producing the protein MKQFFYLFFLCTYTLSFGQDLTVSGKIVDGNNQPVAFTNIVLYKLTPEGISITKGVSSNEDGSFIFDELYTGKYRITASYIGYKTVDQEFNLDKNTNLTLVLIENSENLDEVLITAKKPTLKKEVDRLIFNVANTSLSEGSMLDVLRSTPGVLILGDVISVKNSSPTVFINDRKVQLSATELNQLLSNSSANSIQKIEVITNPPAKYDADSGVVLNIVMSKNLITGYRGTVFSNYTQGVFPRYNAGISQFYKTKKINVNLNYSYNHSKINRDNDEEINYLNNSLISERWTTDINRNTTSKTHNANLNFDYFINDNNTLSLSSTILYLPYFDYLTKGATNVDDLQGPDDYRFNATNYSQDDKYNLGTDLDYKLIFKNGAKLLINTHFTKYDYNRKQHVNSDYFFPISSSNFSTAFNTKNNQTTDILTSQLDYEVATSETANVLFGVKTSNVNTDSDITQFDINQTTGNQTLNTANTNAFNYNESIFASYLSYNKSWDKWRFSGGLRAEYTDIEGQSPTTNLNTKQDYLEWFPTINLSWQAFDNTSLYTNYKRIIERPNYQDLNPFNFFLNDNTIVTGNPNLQPSFTNHFVIGTEINQRYTIEAYYKDISNQINELPLQDNINNVLIYSPTNIGSTIEFGFDFITYFDMLENWSVYFVTSFYNIEDEAFFNNQLIKLDQWSNYSVLSNDFSFLKDNSLTANFTLTYVSKNQQGFQIVDTRLISDLSFSKKVFKKKGTISLAFADLFNQQDFAVRSKYANQNSRNFTNLDNRYVKLGFSYKFGNTTLETNERTKELKERERLED; encoded by the coding sequence ATGAAGCAATTTTTCTACTTATTTTTTCTATGTACTTATACTTTAAGTTTTGGTCAAGACTTAACAGTTTCTGGAAAAATTGTAGATGGAAATAATCAACCTGTTGCCTTTACCAATATTGTATTATACAAGTTAACTCCAGAAGGTATTTCTATTACAAAAGGAGTGTCCTCTAATGAAGATGGATCATTTATTTTTGATGAATTATACACTGGTAAATACCGAATTACAGCAAGCTACATAGGATACAAAACAGTAGACCAAGAGTTTAATTTGGATAAAAATACCAATCTCACGTTAGTACTTATTGAAAACAGTGAAAACTTAGATGAGGTATTAATTACTGCCAAAAAACCAACATTAAAAAAAGAAGTAGACCGACTAATTTTTAATGTTGCTAACACTTCTCTAAGCGAAGGAAGCATGCTTGATGTATTACGCAGCACACCTGGTGTTTTAATTCTGGGAGATGTTATTTCGGTTAAAAACAGCTCGCCAACCGTATTTATTAATGACAGAAAAGTACAATTATCTGCTACCGAGTTAAATCAATTGCTATCAAATTCTTCAGCAAATAGTATTCAAAAAATTGAAGTGATTACCAATCCACCTGCTAAATATGATGCAGATAGCGGTGTCGTATTAAATATTGTGATGAGTAAAAACCTGATAACAGGTTACAGAGGTACGGTTTTTAGCAATTATACACAAGGTGTTTTTCCTAGATATAATGCTGGAATAAGCCAGTTTTATAAAACAAAAAAAATAAACGTTAATCTTAATTATAGCTATAATCATAGTAAAATTAATAGAGATAATGACGAAGAAATTAATTATCTAAATAATAGTCTTATATCAGAGCGATGGACCACAGATATAAACAGAAATACAACCTCTAAAACCCACAATGCTAACCTTAATTTTGACTATTTTATTAATGATAATAACACCTTAAGCCTATCATCAACTATATTGTACTTACCTTATTTTGACTATCTCACAAAAGGAGCAACCAATGTAGACGACCTGCAAGGTCCAGATGATTACCGTTTTAATGCCACTAACTATTCGCAAGACGATAAATATAATTTAGGAACGGATTTAGATTACAAGCTCATTTTTAAAAATGGAGCTAAACTGTTAATAAATACCCATTTTACCAAGTACGATTATAACAGAAAGCAACATGTTAATTCTGATTATTTTTTCCCAATTAGCTCCTCAAATTTTAGTACCGCATTTAATACAAAAAATAATCAAACCACAGATATTTTAACTTCACAATTAGATTACGAAGTAGCAACTAGTGAAACCGCCAATGTGTTGTTTGGTGTTAAAACTTCTAATGTTAACACAGATAGTGATATTACGCAGTTTGACATCAATCAAACCACAGGAAATCAAACTCTAAACACAGCAAATACTAACGCTTTTAATTATAACGAATCCATTTTTGCAAGTTACCTTAGCTACAATAAAAGTTGGGATAAGTGGCGTTTTTCGGGTGGATTAAGAGCAGAATACACAGATATTGAAGGACAGTCACCAACTACAAACCTTAATACAAAGCAAGATTATCTAGAATGGTTTCCAACTATTAACTTAAGTTGGCAAGCGTTTGATAATACTAGTTTATATACTAACTATAAACGAATTATTGAACGTCCAAATTATCAAGATTTGAATCCGTTTAATTTCTTTTTAAACGACAACACAATAGTGACAGGAAATCCCAATTTACAACCGTCATTTACCAATCATTTTGTTATAGGTACAGAAATAAATCAGCGCTACACCATTGAAGCTTATTATAAAGATATCTCCAACCAAATAAACGAGCTGCCTTTACAAGACAACATAAATAATGTGCTAATATATTCTCCTACTAACATTGGAAGCACTATAGAATTTGGGTTTGACTTTATCACTTATTTTGACATGTTAGAGAACTGGTCTGTTTATTTTGTAACCTCGTTTTACAATATAGAAGATGAAGCCTTTTTTAATAATCAATTAATTAAACTAGATCAGTGGAGCAACTATTCTGTATTAAGTAATGATTTTTCGTTTTTAAAAGATAATAGCTTGACAGCCAACTTCACGCTAACTTATGTTAGTAAAAACCAACAAGGCTTTCAAATTGTCGATACACGTTTGATTTCTGATTTATCATTTAGTAAAAAAGTATTTAAAAAGAAAGGAACCATATCCTTAGCATTTGCTGATTTATTTAATCAGCAAGACTTTGCAGTACGCTCAAAATACGCAAATCAAAACAGCCGAAACTTTACCAACTTGGACAACCGTTATGTCAAATTAGGCTTTAGCTATAAGTTTGGAAACACTACTTTAGAAACTAACGAGCGTACTAAAGAACTAAAAGAGCGTGAACGTTTGGAAGACTAA
- a CDS encoding M28 family peptidase, which translates to MKYLKLLAFLIVFTSCKKEVLKDITIQEDVEFLADDALEGRQTGTEGEQKAANYIADRFKSLGLQPKGTEGYFQRFSFKPKTDPHQEVNYTVKDGDSTITATNVIGFIDNKAEHTVIIGAHYDHLGYGAEGSLYRGDSTQIHNGADDNASGVAVLLNLAKKLQDKNINNNYLFITFSGEEMGLLGSNYYTKNPTISNDKANYMINMDMVGRLKADSTLAVYGVGTSPIFKQTLKAHNNRFKLVQKESGVGPSDHTSFYNVDIPVLHFFTGQHEDYHKPTDDTERLHFNGMQVISNYIFNIITDLDNNGKLPFRKTKNESEDAPRFKVVLGVIPDYMFDGKGMRIDGISEDKSAQKAGLQKGDIVVKLGDVEVTDMMSYMMALSTFEKGQSTKVVVKRGDDLVEADITF; encoded by the coding sequence ATGAAATACCTAAAACTCCTAGCTTTTTTAATCGTTTTTACGTCTTGTAAAAAAGAAGTTTTAAAAGACATTACCATTCAAGAGGACGTAGAATTTTTAGCAGATGATGCGTTAGAAGGTCGTCAAACAGGTACAGAAGGCGAGCAAAAAGCTGCAAACTATATTGCAGACCGCTTTAAAAGCTTAGGTTTACAACCCAAAGGGACAGAGGGTTATTTTCAGAGGTTTTCTTTTAAACCAAAAACAGATCCACATCAAGAAGTAAACTACACAGTTAAAGATGGTGATAGCACGATTACTGCAACAAATGTTATTGGGTTTATAGACAATAAAGCAGAACACACGGTTATTATTGGAGCACATTACGACCATCTAGGCTATGGCGCAGAAGGGAGTTTGTATAGAGGCGACAGTACACAAATCCACAATGGAGCAGATGATAATGCAAGTGGTGTAGCTGTGCTTTTAAACTTAGCTAAAAAGCTACAGGATAAAAATATTAATAACAACTATTTATTCATCACTTTTTCAGGTGAAGAAATGGGTTTACTAGGCTCTAATTACTACACTAAAAACCCAACAATAAGTAACGATAAAGCCAATTATATGATTAATATGGATATGGTTGGTCGTTTAAAAGCCGATAGCACTTTGGCAGTTTATGGTGTTGGAACTTCTCCAATATTTAAACAGACCTTAAAAGCGCACAATAACCGTTTTAAATTAGTACAAAAGGAATCTGGTGTTGGACCAAGTGATCACACTAGTTTTTATAATGTAGATATTCCAGTATTACACTTTTTTACAGGACAGCATGAAGATTATCATAAGCCAACAGACGATACAGAGCGTTTACATTTTAATGGAATGCAAGTGATTTCTAATTACATTTTTAATATAATAACAGACCTTGATAATAACGGAAAATTACCGTTTAGAAAAACAAAAAACGAAAGCGAAGATGCACCAAGGTTTAAGGTTGTTTTAGGTGTAATACCAGATTATATGTTTGATGGAAAAGGCATGCGAATTGATGGAATTAGTGAAGATAAATCAGCACAAAAAGCAGGATTACAAAAAGGCGATATTGTAGTAAAATTAGGTGATGTTGAAGTCACAGATATGATGTCCTATATGATGGCTTTATCTACTTTTGAAAAAGGACAATCCACAAAAGTCGTTGTAAAACGAGGTGATGATTTGGTTGAGGCTGATATTACGTTTTAA
- a CDS encoding DUF4345 domain-containing protein translates to MKITNNDIINKIHLVISVCIVVPVSLVYGFNPSSQFDIHLNTIDEHNFFKAIMGLYLGVSVLWVLGIFKANYLKIALITNMIFMLGLGFGRLLSLVLDGVPTFGYKFGTFAELFLGFYGLWVINKKE, encoded by the coding sequence ATGAAAATAACAAACAATGACATCATCAACAAAATACATTTAGTAATCTCTGTATGTATAGTAGTGCCAGTGTCTTTGGTTTATGGTTTTAACCCAAGCTCTCAGTTCGATATTCATTTAAACACTATAGACGAGCATAATTTTTTTAAAGCCATTATGGGTTTATATTTAGGGGTTTCTGTGTTATGGGTGTTAGGAATTTTTAAAGCTAATTATCTTAAAATAGCATTAATCACCAATATGATTTTTATGCTAGGCTTAGGTTTTGGAAGACTATTAAGCTTAGTGTTAGATGGAGTACCTACTTTTGGTTATAAATTTGGAACTTTTGCTGAATTATTTTTAGGTTTTTATGGGCTTTGGGTAATTAATAAAAAGGAATAA